A single window of Homalodisca vitripennis isolate AUS2020 unplaced genomic scaffold, UT_GWSS_2.1 ScUCBcl_914;HRSCAF=3862, whole genome shotgun sequence DNA harbors:
- the LOC124371122 gene encoding uncharacterized protein LOC124371122, with protein MSKADIEFLNNESMMWRCDPCSKKRRSSLRLESQATEGKLTLEDVMKAINELKCDQKTNVTEFNTSYELMNSKIDENTSALKENTVKIIEYLDRIDALTAENKQLKDKVYNLEQKVEDMEQYSRRNCVELQGVPVVGNVLDTVKEVGKALGMEVTDTMVDACHTLAKRSSDSKPPGIIIKFVRRFDAENMMAKRRAKKDFSTRHIGLTSDEPIYVNESLTPTRRRLLGMTRDFKIKNNYQFVWVRGGKIFLRKDEKGPVSVIRGQVDLDNL; from the coding sequence ATGAGCAAGGCTGACATTGAGTTCCTAAATAATGAAAGTATGATGTGGCGGTGTGATCCCTGCAGCAAAAAGCGGCGCAGTAGCCTAAGATTAGAGTCACAAGCTACAGAGGGTAAACTAACTTTAGAGGATGTAATGAAAgcaataaatgaactaaaatgtgaTCAAAAGACAAATGTTACTGAATTCAATACATCCTATGAATTGATGAATAGCAAGATTGATGAAAATACCTCTGCTCTGAAAGAGAACACGGTGAAAATTATAGAGTACCTCGATAGGATTGATGCTCTCACAGCAGAAAATAAACagctcaaagataaagtttacaACCTAGAGCAGAAGGTTGAAGACATGGAGCAGTACTCTAGGCGTAACTGTGTGGAGCTTCAAGGTGTACCTGTGGTAGGCAATGTGCTAGACACAGTGAAGGAGGTGGGAAAGGCTCTTGGTATGGAAGTAACTGATACCATGGTTGATGCATGCCACACTCTAGCAAAACGATCCAGTGATTCAAAGCCACCTGgaatcattataaaatttgttaggaGGTTTGATGCGGAAAATATGATGGCCAAAAGAAGAGCAAAGAAGGACTTTTCAACTCGGCACATAGGTTTAACAAGTGACGAACCAATTTATGTCAATGAGTCTCTTACTCCAACCAGAAGAAGACTGCTCGGTATGACCAGGGATTTTAAGATAAAGAACAATTACCAGTTTGTGTGGGTGCGAGGAGGTAAAATCTTTCTGCGAAAAGATGAAAAGGGACCCGTTTCTGTGATAAGGGGCCAGGTTGACCTTGACAACCTTTAG